The Malus domestica chromosome 10, GDT2T_hap1 genome contains a region encoding:
- the LOC103440379 gene encoding salicylate carboxymethyltransferase-like: MEVEQVLHMNGGIGKTSYATNSLLQRAVISTVKPIVKASIEQLCSTLFSDCLKIADLGCSSGPNTLLAVSDIIHNIHATFQKLNRPSPSLQAFLNDLPGNDFNTVFRSLPGFYKKLEEEQKLGPCFITAMPGSFYGRLFPNNSLHFVHSNYALMWISEAPKGLMTKEGEGLNKKNICIAKTSPYAVYKLYLEQFKKDFTVFLRSRAEELVPGGSMVLTTMGSIKSHDPLCIWEVVGVKLNDMVLEGLIEKEKLEIFNLPYYAPTTKEVEDVIEAEGSFTLQSLEVFKNDWDSYIKHADSGLDRKARAAVLATDIRAVGEPILATQFGEAAMDDLFHRFEEDVLDHMEMENCQYINLVISLTKKR, from the exons ATGGAGGTAGAGCAAGTGCTTCACATGAATGGAGGAATTGGGAAAACAAGCTATGCAACCAACTCTCTACTTCAA AGAGCTGTGATTTCGACGGTGAAGCCCATAGTTAAGGCAAGCATAGAGCAGCTTTGCAGCACACTCTTCTCTGACTGTTTGAAAATAGCAGACTTGGGATGCTCTTCCGGACCCAACACCCTTTTGGCGGTATCAGATATCATACACAACATCCATGCCACCTTCCAAAAACTGAACCGTCCATCTCCTTCACTCCAAGCCTTCTTGAATGATCTTCCTGGGAACGATTTCAACACTGTGTTCAGGTCATTGCCAGGGTTCTACAAGAAACTTGAGGAAGAACAGAAGTTGGGGCCATGTTTCATTACTGCAATGCCTGGTTCTTTCTATGGCAGGCTCTTTCCAAACAATTCTCTCCACTTTGTTCACTCTAATTATGCCCTTATGTGGATCTCTGAG GCTCCGAAAGGTTTGATGACCAAGGAAGGAGAGGGACTAAACAAGAAGAACATATGTATAGCAAAAACAAGCCCATATGCTGTGTATAAGTTGTAtttggagcaattcaaaaaggACTTTACGGTGTTTTTGAGGTCACGAGCAGAAGAGCTGGTCCCCGGAGGAAGTATGGTCCTAACCACAATGGGCAGCATAAAGAGCCATGACCCACTTTGCATTTGGGAAGTTGTCGGAGTCAAACTCAATGATATGGTTTTAGAG GGTTTGATTGAGAAGGAAAAACTGGAGATCTTCAATCTGCCATATTATGCACCAACAACAAAGGAGGTTGAAGATGTAATCGAGGCTGAAGGATCTTTTACTTTGCAAAGCCTTGAAGTTTTCAAAAATGATTGGGACTCTTATATAAAGCATGCTGACAGTGGCCTTGATAGAAAGGCAAGGGCTGCCGTACTTGCCACTGATATAAGGGCTGTGGGAGAGCCTATTCTGGCAACCCAATTCGGAGAAGCAGCTATGGACGATTTGTTTCACCGGTTCGAAGAAGATGTCCTTGATCACATGGAAATGGAGAATTGCCAGTACATTAACCTGGTTATCTCGTTGACAAAGAAGCGTTGA